Proteins encoded within one genomic window of Rhododendron vialii isolate Sample 1 chromosome 1a, ASM3025357v1:
- the LOC131323738 gene encoding F-box/FBD/LRR-repeat protein At3g26920-like: MALQKGWVIVMASTNLMLERYVDTDDESIDSLISGCPVLDELSMRECVGIDVRVVKILAPVLTSLAMYYLYFNYWEIMDFPEHSYKIVLETPSLRFLDNMDNVAEGYSLQSLSHLAEAPISIFQTTDQFESDNSDYSEAVSDFLKGLSSVQRLSLSGEFMGVMYAANCQMPKFHCMTYLELGATGDDTVVWTLLPELLEKSPYLGALVFGEVHSGEPFGREPVQCWNPPQSVPSCLLFHLKEIEFKFFEGQKDELKLLDYFLNIAKVWEKVNMHYYNRHRNWTAVSITPRH, from the exons ATGGCACTGCAAAAAGGTTGGGTCATCGTTATGGCATCAACGAATTTAATGCTTGAGAGGTATGTCGATACAGATGATGAGTCAATCGATAGCCTCATCAGTGGTTGCCCTGTGCTTGACGAATTGAGTATGAGAGAATGTGTTGGGATAGATGTACGTGTTGTAAAGATTTTGGCACCTGTGCTCACAAGTTTGGCTATGTATTATTTGTATTTCAATTACTGGGAAATTATGGATTTTCCCGAGCACTCCTACAAGATTGTGCTTGAGACCCCATCTCTTCGGTTCCTTGACAACATGGATAATGTTGCAGAAGGTTATTCATTACAAAGCTTAAGTCATCTGGCTGAAGCTCctatttctatttttcaaaCCACCGATCAATTTGAGTCAGATAACTCAGATTATTCTGAAGCTGTAAGTGATTTTCTCAAGGGCTTATCCAGCGTACAACGTCTATCCTTATCTGGTGAATTTATGGGG GTTATGTACGCTGCAAATTGCCAAATGCCAAAGTTTCATTGCATGACTTACTTGGAGCTTGGTGCAACCGGGGATGATACTGTGGTATGGACATTGTTGCCAGAGTTGCTAGAGAAATCGCCATATCTAGGGGCCCTTGTGTTTGGCGAG GTACATTCCGGTGAACCTTTTGGTCGAGAGCCTGTACAGTGTTGGAATCCACCTCAAAGCGTGCCTTCTTGTTTGCTCTTTCACCTCAAGGAGATAGAGTTTAAGTTCTTTGAAGGGCAGAAAGATGAGCTGAAACTGTTGGATTATTTTCTGAACATTGCAAAAGTTTGGGAGAAGGTGAACATGCATTATTACAATCGACACAGAAACTGGACAGCAGTAAGTATTACACCACGACACTAA
- the LOC131327527 gene encoding uncharacterized protein LOC131327527, which yields MRSTSKIRKHSKNLSVKKCEDRISNLPCNLMSHILSFLPTKNAVATCVLSTKWKQSWTSYDSVDFDDTLLLNHRKRDRTPSLQTSFTNFIDQVVLRHRVSRLNKFHLKCTQSYDLSRVNAWIAAALVSSVKELHLSIPMEHSTVLPQDLFSCGTLAVLKLGAKFVMNVPASVHLPNLKILHLHSVKFSDDDSIDRLICGCPVLDKLSMRECVGIDVRVVKISAPMLRSLVMSHLYFNYWGLRHVPKHSYKIVLETPALLFLEIFDVVAEGYSLQSLCHLAEARITIYQTTGQFKSDYSEAVSDFLKGLSNVQRLYLSSEFMEVMQRANCQMPKFHCMTHLELGPSGKTRHVLGPLSLGRFRCPYGSSACTLLESTSKRAFFYVTAKHNHTNSFTLNVEPTHTVSTHLDSRLIFVSLVMDFVSRLASGEAGELLYIPCGVLSTLFVKPRLGEKRGLRDILFSRRNGERGLPCGCSTRLGQRSSNNTTEEENLLQVGEIMRSTSKIRKRSKHLSVKKCEDRISNLPCNLISHILSFLPTKNAVATCVLSTKWKQSWTSYDSVDFDDTLLLNPHKRDRTPSLQTSFTSFIDRVVLLHRVSRLNKFHLKCTQGYDLSNVNAWIAAALLSSVQELHISIPMKHSIVLPQDLFSCGTLVVLKLAAKFVMNVPASVHLPNLKILHLRSVEFSDDESIDRLICGCPVLDKLSMRGCVGIDVRVVKISAPMLTSLVMHYLYSNYWEIRDFPEHSYKIVLETPALLFLDIMDKVAEGYSLQSLCHLAEARITIFQTTDQFELEFDYSEAVSDFLKGLSNVQRLYLSSDFMEVMQIANCRMPKFHCMTYLELGPSGGDTVVWALLTELLENSPLLGSLVFGEVDSGDPIGPELLHRWNPPQSVPSCLLFHLKEIEFKFFEGENYELELLDYFLNNAKVLEKVNVCHHNRHRNWSQTFYTMTRAEGFKKMWMM from the exons ATGCGTTCAACCTCAAAAATCCGCAAGCATTCCAAGAATCTGAGTGTCAAGAAATGTGAAGACAGGATCAGCAACTTGCCATGCAACCTTATGAGCCACATCCTTTCATTTCTTCCCACGAAAAACGCTGTGGCAACTTGTGTCTTGTCAACCAAGTGGAAGCAATCTTGGACATCGTACGACAGTGTGGACTTTGATGATACATTATTGCTAAATCATCGCAAGCGTGATAGAACTCCGTCTCTGCAAACTAGTTTCACAAATTTCATTGATCAAGTGGTGCTACGACATAGAGTCTCACGGTTAAATAAGTTCCATCTCAAGTGCACTCAGAGTTATGATCTGTCACGTGTTAATGCATGGATCGCTGCCGCCTTAGTCTCTAGTGTTAAAGAACTTCATCTCTCCATTCCAATGGAGCATTCTACAGTGCTACCTCAGGACCTCTTCTCTTGTGGAACATTGGCGGTACTAAAATTGGGTGCCAAATTTGTTATGAACGTTCCAGCTTCGGTTCATCTACCGAATCTTAAAATTCTCCATCTTCATAGTGTCAAATTTTCAGATGATGACTCAATCGATAGGCTCATCTGTGGTTGCCCTGTGCTTGACAAATTGAGTATGAGAGAATGTGTGGGGATAGATGTACGTGTTGTTAAGATTTCGGCACCCATGCTCAGAAGTTTGGTTATGTCTCATTTGTATTTCAATTACTGGGGACTTAGGCATGTTCCCAAGCACTCCTACAAGATTGTGCTCGAGACCCCAGCTCTTCTCTTCCTTGAAATCTTTGATGTTGTTGCAGAAGGTTATTCATTACAAAGCTTGTGTCATCTGGCTGAAGCACGTATTACTATTTATCAAACCACCGGCCAATTTAAGTCAGATTATTCTGAAGCTGTCAGTGATTTTCTCAAGGGGTTATCCAACGTACAACGTCTATACTTATCTAGTGAATTTATGGAG GTTATGCAAAGAGCAAATTGCCAAATGCCAAAGTTCCATTGCATGACTCACCTGGAGCTTGGTCCATCTGGGAAAACTCGCCACGTCTTGGGTCCCTTGTCTTTGGGGAG ATTCAGGTGCCCCTATGGGTCCAGCGCTTGTACACTGTTGGAATCCACCTCAAAGCGTGCCTTCTT tTATGTTACTGCcaaacacaatcacacaaatTCATTCACATTAAATGTGGAGCCTACACACACTGTAAGCACACATTTGGACTCACGTTTGAT TTTCGTATCTCTGGTAATGGACTTTGTTAGTAGGCTAGCCTCTGGTGAAGCGGGAGAATTGTTGTATATTCCTTGTGGAGTTTTGTCCACATTATTTGTGAAACCTCGTTT aggggaaaaaagggGTTTGAGGGATATCTTATTCTCACGCAGAAACGGAGAACGGGGGCTGCCGTGCGGCTGTTCAACACGCCTCGGCCAGAGAAGTAGCAACAACACGACGGAAGAAGAAAACTTGCTTCAGG TGGGCGAAATCATGCGTTCAACCTCAAAAATCCGCAAGCGTTCCAAGCATCTGAGTGTCAAGAAATGTGAAGACAGGATCAGCAACTTGCCATGCAACCTTATTAGCCACATCCTTTCATTTCTTCCCACGAAAAATGCTGTGGCAACTTGTGTCTTGTCAACCAAGTGGAAGCAATCTTGGACATCGTACGACAGTGTGGACTTTGATGATACATTATTGCTAAATCCTCACAAGCGTGATAGAACTCCGTCTCTGCAAACAAGTTTCACAAGTTTCATTGATCGAGTGGTGCTACTACATAGAGTCTCACGGTTAAATAAGTTCCATCTCAAGTGCACTCAGGGTTACGATCTGTCAAATGTTAATGCATGGATTGCTGCCGCCTTATTGTCTAGTGTTCAAGAACTTCATATCTCCATTCCCATGAAGCATTCTATAGTGCTACCTCAGGACCTCTTCTCTTGTGGAACATTGGTGGTACTAAAATTGGCTGCCAAATTTGTTATGAATGTACCAGCTTCGGTTCATCTACCGAATCTTAAAATTCTCCATCTTCGTAGTGTTGAATTTTCAGATGATGAGTCAATCGATAGGCTGATCTGTGGTTGCCCTGTGCTTGACAAATTGAGTATGAGAGGATGTGTTGGGATAGATGTACGTGTTGTAAAGATTTCGGCACCTATGCTCACAAGTTTGGTTATGCATTATTTGTATTCCAATTACTGGGAAATTAGGGATTTTCCCGAGCACTCCTACAAGATTGTGCTCGAGACCCCAGCTCTTTTGTTCCTTGACATCATGGATAAGGTTGCAGAAGGTTATTCATTACAAAGCTTATGTCATCTGGCTGAAGCTCGTATTACTATTTTTCAAACCACCGACCAATTTGAGTTAGAGTTTGATTATTCTGAAGCTGTAAGTGATTTTCTCAAGGGATTATCCAACGTACAACGTCTATACTTATCTAGTGACTTTATGGAG GTTATGCAAATAGCAAATTGCCGAATGCCAAAGTTCCATTGCATGACTTACTTGGAGCTTGGTCCATCCGGGGGTGATACTGTGGTATGGGCATTGTTGACAGAGTTGCTAGAAAACTCGCCACTTCTCGGGTCCCTTGTGTTTGGGGAG GTAGATTCCGGTGACCCTATAGGTCCAGAGCTTTTACACCGTTGGAATCCACCTCAAAGCGTGCCTTCTTGTTTGCTCTTTCACCTCAAGGAGATAGAGTTTAAGTTCTTTGAAGGGGAGAATTATGAGCTGGAACTGTTGGATTATTTTCTGAACAACGCAAAAGTTTTGGAGAAGGTGAACGTGTGTCATCACAATCGACACAGAAACTGGAGCCAAACATTTTACACCATGACAAGAGCTGAAGGTTTTAAGAAAATGTGGATGATGTGA